The genomic stretch AAGATTGTATCGATTCACTATAGAAATGGTTTATGGTGTTACTGGTTATTGTAATTATTTGTGTTTGCATCTAATGCAATACATTTTCTAATGGTGGTTTATTTGTAACTTTTTATTAGGGTTGCTTAGGAGCATTAGATGGGTCATAAATGAAATGGTCAGTAGTACATATAAGTCGAGGTATAGGACAAGAAAGTGTCAAATTTCAACAAATACGTTGGATGTTTGAAATCGAAATATGAGGTTTGTGTATGTTTTACCTGGTTGGCAGGTGATAGTCGCGTGCTACACGATGCAGTGAACAAGGTAAACGGATTAAAAGCCCCTAGAGGTGACAAATAATTTGAAATCTATAATTCTGTTTATTCTTTCAAAACTATCTATTTTTTGTTGTCGTAACATAAACACAATTTTTACTCATTGTGTATTATAGGATATTATTACTTGTATGATAATGGCTATGCAAATTGTAATGCGTTCCTAACGCCGTACAAAGGGGTAAGATATCATTTGATGGAGTGGGGGACTAATACACAGAGATCTCAAAATGCTCAAGAATTGTTTAACTTGAGGCACACAAAAGCACATAACATTATAGAACGAGCCTTTTGGGATTCATGAAGAACGGGGAGCCCGCGATGAGGAATTTGCTGAAATTTGAAGGAGGAAGCattccacccgaccgggtgggaTTTGACGCACCAAAACACCTGGCCGGGTACAACCTTCTAGAGGAGCTGTAGCCAAACTTCCCCACCCGGCCAAGTACATGCTGCCACCCGCCCGGGTGGCCCGTCCAAGGCGTGAGAGGGTCAAAGAGTTCCACCCGGCAGGGTGACTTTTGGTCATCTcgtccacccggccgggtagtgCACGGAAGGAAGCCGGAGTCCAGAGACTTTCACCCGGCCGGATGATTTAACACCCTaatattcacccggccgggcaAATTGACGCATTTTATTCCTTAGTTTTTGCTGAAATCATATTCCTTAGTCTTAGCTTGCTTCATCAATGACTTTATATTCCAATTTCCACACTATCCAATGTTAATCCTTCTTGTTTCATCTTAGATTCATGAATTCTTGTTGGATCTATGATTTGtctttgtttattttgataaatagaAAATCTACTTCACCAAAAATATTGATCAAGCATCTACAATTGAGTTTTGCTTGGGTTAATGGATGATGATCTACATGGATCCATATCAGGTTGACTGCGTTGAACCTTCTACATAATGGACTCGAAAGATGGATGATATGGCGAATGATATGTGGCTCAATGTGGGAaagatatttattttgatttgaaCTTTGTTATTAATCATAAATGGCTTAAAATTATTTGGCTGATTTTTTTACAGGCTCATGTCAACGAGGTATGAAACGATGGACCTGGCGCCAATGAGCGACTGATTTTGTGGTGACGCAGCCTTTTAAAGGAAGCAGACAACAATATGTTGTTCCATCAAAGCTAGGTCAATAGCTATTGATTCAGAGTGATTTTGATTGTTCTATTTATGGCAATAGTATTGGTTTTATATTAAGCTAATTGGTGTAAACAAACTTATTCTGTGACCTTGCTTTCATTTTACTTGGACATCATGTAAACTCCAAGAAGGAGCATGTTTTGTTATGAACCTTGTAGTTCAGAAAGAAACCTCTTTCTACTGATTTTGTATGAACCTCTCTGTCAATGTACTTCTTCTTGTTGGGAGATCGTATGGTTAGCTTCTCAAAATGAATTATGTATGAAAAAATGCAGTTGATAGATGAACTGAcaaataactaattaattaatggagttGTGTAAGGCGTAGTAatcaaatacattaaaaaatcaaGTAGCCTAATTAAAAAATCTTTAACATAGCATCGCTTGTGCTCAAaatctaataaaataataatgaatgGATGCATAACCCCTATATGAAAATCATAACCTTGAAAATTTGAACATTGTATTCCCATAAACGCAAAAAATAATGGAACAATATCAATGACAACCTTTAAATTTCGAAGTAACAATGACATAAACACCAAAAATCTCATATAAAATGGTTGATTGGTCTACGAAAACGCGTGAATACAACAAGGAATTAATAAGTTCTTCTATAATGGATGACGGGAGAAAGTTGAAGTGATCTGCGCTAACAACGACGATGAAGATCGGTAAAAAAAACTAGGATTTACGAATGAATAGTATTTAAACAACAGAGGTTGGTAATTAATTGGGTTAATTTTGTCTATTTGTAAGTTAATCCTATTTACAAACCATTATACCAAACAAAAAGCTAttacataatatttttttacatgtcaattcttttttatgtttcagctttattatttttgaaaatgttTTGTAAACATGTTGGTTTCTGTTTTGGGCTTGTGTTTGCATTTTGGAATTGGGATAAATCAAGATTCTTGATTCAAGTTATGTTAAAATAGGAGGATACTTTCTTGTGTAGTGAGGGAATTTTTAATGTTATGATTTTATCCATAAAAAAGGAATTGATGGTTGTTGATGGAGGATTTTTTAGTTGTGTTTTTGATTGATTATATATCTGTATGTATCGGGTTTTGTATTCAAGATGGAATTTGGTTGTGTGTCAGTGGAAAAGATGTTGTGAAGAAACGGTTGCAGCACAGGAAACCGAAAGTGGAGTTGCTTGCTTTGGTTGATGTTTGCCAAGAAGTGTGGTGATTATGTGCATTTTCATATTGCAGATAGTTGAGGAGATGGTGAAGAAAAAGGCTAAGTTTGTATAGATTTGTGATGGTAGGATGAAGTGCACATTGAATGAGTGTTTATTTTGATGCTCTGCTAATGCTCAAATACATGATTAAACGTTGATGTGATTCTTTTGTTTGATGCTGCTTTCAGAGTGATAAAGTTGTAACCCTGATCACATGTTTGGTGGATTGGGAAGAAGATATCCTCACCAAGATCTGAGGGTAAATACTTGTATAGTGCCTGCCTTTTTATACAATTTCCTAACTAAACCTGAAGATACTACTTTTCTACTTAATTGGACTTTTATATTAACCTTATTTTTCTGCCTTTCAGTATTTCTGAACTTAATTCCTGCACACATTCAAAAGCTGGGAGCGATGCTTCTCAAAACTCATCCAAGCTCTGTCGAGCCATGCAATGAGCAATGCGCGCCTGCATTCCTTAGCATCGTTTTGTCAACAGGTAGCAGCTCGAATGAGCAGAATTCTTCTCCAGACCATACAGTTTCAGTTTCCCCCGAGGCTTATCTCCGTGGGCTCAGCCTCAGACACCGCAACAACCTCCATACAACAAACAATCATCAGTATATAATACTCAGCCTCAGCAGCAGTCATCACAATATCAACACCAATATCCTCTTAATCCCCAGTATGCGTACCCTCCTCCACCATGGGCCAGGCTACTTCAGCAGTCATAATCCTATGTATACGTACTCGACTCCTAGACCCATGGGCCAGCTGTGCAGCCCTTCATCCCTTCATATAGATTGTTTTAAGATCTTGATGTGTTCAGCAGTGGGGATGGGAGATTCAGACCGACGACGAGTAATGCGACACCAAGCTTGTCCGGGCCCACAAGCCAAAATATGGGTGGAGGGAGGATGTGATTGTTAGCTTGgtgtatatttaatttttcacaTATTTTCGATTGGTGTAAGTAATAGGTTCGTTTGAATAATGTTTATTCTAGTTTTTGACTCCCAGAAAATATGTTTTTCAACTGAATAATGGTTATAAATTTATGGATGTGATTGATTTTCAGCCTGTGAGCAATTGCATCTGTTCTGTTATATAGTATTCAAGAATTTGAATGTAAACAAGAAAAACAACAAACCATGTAATGTAAGCATATTACATTTTCCATACAGGCTAATCATGATGGTTATGCAAGCATATTACATTTGCagttatataaaatataataaatgctGAAGGGATAGAATAACAGTTAAGATTAACAATTAAACTATAATTAGTTGGAAACCATTTCAACTATACAAATTGAACAAAGTTGCTGCAGCTGTTAATGTGTACGAAGAGAAGGGGAAAAAGAGAGGAAAAGAGAAAACGAAAATACTAAAGAAATACAGAAGGACAAATTGaagataaaagtaaaataaaaaataaaaatgggcATATTTACACATTTCTTGACCTATAAACAGAGATTATTTGCCAAAGCCTCCATAGAATCAGTCGgttgtttcttcctttttcccAGAGTTGATCCAAATGAGTGGAGgcttaattaatatattatacacCTTCAAATGCGAGAGCCGAGCATGCACCTTCGTACCAAGAGATGACATTTTCGCTTGATCGGTCATATGCAGGCAATGTAGTTGCTTGCTGCTGAACTCCAAATTGCCAGGTCGTGTCCATAGATGAATAAATTCATCTTGGTGGAGAAATCTCATCAGCATATATGGAAACACAAGCATCAGCAGCACCAGCAGCGAGTAATACTTGATAGGGATGGAAGGTCAGGCAGCTAACGGATCCGATCTTTTGGGCCATGAAAGTGGGATAGTACCGAATAGTGCCTAATGGATCACCCTCAAGATTGAAGACCTTGATGAGTTGCTTGGCCGAGCCACTTGCAATAAGAGGGGCGTGCCTGTGGACAGCTAAAGCTGTGAGTGATCCCCTATGGGCATCGATAGTCAGGTACGTGTTTTTGGCGCGTCTCATATCAAGGAACTGGATATTTCCTGCTTGTGATGCACTTACGATCTGAAAAAAAAGAGTCAAACTGTAATGACAGGTGCCTTTCGGAATTTTAGCATGCATACACAACTAAACCTACTTGTTTAGTACTCCCTCAGTTCCATTAGGATGGGATCATATACATTTTTGGACCGTTTGGTTCCATTAAAATTGGGTCATTTccatttaagaaaaaaatacaacccacttatctcttttactttaatcTATatcctactttactctcttcttCTATTTCTTACTTCTACTTTAGAATAAAGTTCAAAATTAGTCCCATACATTTGCTCAAAAAAACTTGTTTTTTAAGTTTGTTAGCTTTTGGTCCCAAACATTATGTTTTAGTTCATATTTAACGCTTTTGTCAAAACTTAACGGTTAACTGGATTTTGACTTGATTGATCAGTTAAATTATGGACTAAAACATGTAGTATCATCTAGGACCAAAAGCTACTTAAAATTTGCCGAGGGACCAACTAGGTTTTTTGTGCAAATGTACAAGACCAATTTTGGAAATGCGGCTCACCATTAAGTTTTGATGGAATCATTAAATATGGACCAAAACATAATGTTTGAGCCCAAAAAGTTTTTTTGGACAAATGTACGGGCTATTTGAACTTTAGTCTACTTTATTCTTACTCcacaacttaaaaaaaaaaaaaaactccctccgtcccattataaGTGAGGCATATTCCTTTTTAGgccgtcccactataagtgacgCATTTCCTTTTATGGTAAAAAAGCAacactctatctctctcttcctTTTTATCACTCCTACtttcctctctacttttttctccctctttattctctcttcatttaaccACTAACACTACTACCTACAAACCTACgcccaaaagaaatgtgtcacatGTAATGgcacggaaggagtattatttaatctTCATGCCCAAACGAAATGCTCCAACACTTATGgcatggagggagtattaaatttgcTTTATCTTAGTGGGTTGAAAGGGGGAAGAAAACAGTCACCTTTGCTGGTTCAAGACCAGGTTGGAAGCCGATACCAACAACTCTTTCAACTCGTTGAGTGTGAGGTCGGGTTTCAGTAACAAGCCTAACCAATTCAGGAAAAAGAGAATGAGTCGCTGACAGAATAGAACCATGTACAGTGATCAGATGTCAGGGCCAGATAAGCTTGAGAAAGAAATGGCAAAACATATGAATGATATCTTACATCTCGGGAGTACGAATATCATATAATCTGACATAACCATCAACAAAACCAGCAGCAAATTGACCTCCATGAACTTGAGAAACAGACTGTACATTTGATGAAATTGGTTAATCAACCATCTGTCGGTGCAAATTTTTTAATAACAACAAAGATCAATGCAGAATGATAAAAGTGAGAACATCATGTGTAGCACATGAGGAGTTCAACAACTCCTGGACGTAAAATGAAGAACTGATTCTGGGAATTTACACCCACCAGCGCTGAGATGCTTGAATCTTGGGGTAAGGAAATGGTCTTGACAAGCTGCTCTTTGTCCAGATCCCAAGCCATGATAGATGAAATGGCACCAGAAGAAAACTACGCAGGGCACAATAAAGGATATCAATGACATAAAAATGTATATCTTGACTTTAAGAAAGAAACACAGCACACACATAGCAATGTAGTTCAATGACATACAAGATACCCTGACTGTTGTTGCCAATCCACAACAGCATTCACACCATGGGCACCAGGTCTGCGACCCTGAATCGAAGCGAAAGCAGTAACTAATTTCTGTTGTCCTTTTGATGTGTAATCTTTCCAAATCCGGATATTCCCATCATCTATATTATAACATAAGCAGGTTAGAGTTCAGCATCAACTAAAACAAGCAGGCCTCCCTACTTTAGGTAAGAAACTTACTTGATGCAACTAGAAGCATGTTCTCGTCAAATTCATTTACAAGACACAACTTTGAAACTCCTTTGTCAGGGTAATCATGGTTACTGAAACTGTTGAGCAGGGTTGCTTCCTCATAATTCCAGACCCTAATACATTACATCTAAAAGAATTAGCTAATCTACAAAATGTGAAATATAACAACGATTACGAATTAGAAGCACCATAGAGATAAATAATTCCATTCAACAATTTTCTCCCACCTAATCCTTTCATTTTCATCTGAAGCAATCACAACAGGTAAGAATGGCTGCAGCAAAGCAGTTTTGGTGCCCGTCTCAAACTTAGTATCCCAACTGGCAATTTGATTATGCAGTTTACTCACAGCTGCCAAAATAAATAGCATTAAGAAACAGTAATTACAGAGAGCAGTAGAGTATTATTAAGGACTTACAGGAGTGTTGGCATTTTACTATATGATCAAGTGCCAATTTCTCCCTTTCTTCTCTTCTAGCAATTATGTCTTCACTATCATCCATTGCGGTAAGAAGCGGCTTTGAAAAGTGACCACAGCTCCAGTTATAGATCATTGACTGTGGAAGAAAACTACGTTCTGAAGCACCAGATGGCCCAGCAGAAGCTAAAAGTGGACCAGCTAGCCCTGAATCTGGAGAATTAATCAGATGCGGTCTAAATTCCAAGGAACAAACTCTCCGCATCCCAGTCAAGTAGCTTGGTCTAGGAGGACTAACAGGAGGAGTTCTGAACGTCAGCGGCAAATGGGCTCCTACGGAAATATAGAAAATTTACaactttaaataaaaagtaacaaataaacaaagagaataaattaaCATGAAATTTCAGAAAACAAACATGTAGAAGTATtcttaatcttttttttttacccAAACAATGGCACAAACTGCTCCAGGGAGAAATAAGCAATAAAAAGACTTACCTCCATTTAATTCAAACCAAGATGATGAACGAGCTAGTCCAGCCAGTCTGGAGCTTGCCGCTGATTCACCAAGACGAGCACTTGTACCAGCAGGCTTGACTGATTTAGCAACAACTTGTTCAATACCAATAACAGATAATACTCGCCTTCCAAGGGATGCAACACGTGGTGATGGATCCTTTGCCAGATTGCACGTAGCTAATACACACTGTGAGTACAGTGCATTATCAAGTGCTTTTCGCCTTGAATGGTGAAGAACCCCATTGCTGACAGAGTCATTTGGTGCTCCAGAATCAGAATGCAGAGATGAATCATCAGAAAGTGGAGACCCATGCATTATCCCAGAGGTAGCAAGAGGGCTGCTGGTAGATACTCTCCCATCACGAACAAGAGGCTGGCTGTCATTACCAACTCGTAATAACGGAGCAATTGGTGAAGGAACTATACTTCCATGAGACATGTAATGAGTTGGAGTTGTATAGCCACTACTAGAACCCTTGACAGCGAAAGACGGTAAGGAAGTGAGTACAGAACCAGATTGGGGTTTCCAATATGAAGCAGCAACTGACTTCAGGTGTTTGTTGTGGCCAAAGGCAAACCGCGAAAGAGCTGCAAACAGTAGTGGAGTAAAAAACTTAATAGAGGAAATGGGTGGACAATAGCATAAtacaacaataataattataaaggGCAAGCACGTTAGATGTAGTACATACCTACAGCAACTTCAGCTCGCACCAATGGGCTTCCATCAGAAACGACACTTAAAAGGTTCTTTATGATACTGACTTCAGCCCTAActttttcatcatcatcacaaTCTTCATCTTCATTACCATCTCTCGACGTGTCAAACCCTATATCAAGGGCGGTGCCTAGAGCGAAAACCGCTGCCGCACGGACCTTTACGAAAGTtcattaaaattacataatgtACCTCACTGTAAGTACAGAGattaaagaaaacaataaaaaatttgCATATGCTTTCTGTTCATTGGTTACTATTAGAAGGCAAAGAGTCAGTTACAACAGATAAAACTGATAGGTGATAGTAAGACCTCTGGCTGGGGCTCAGAAAGAAGAGGAGCAAGAATATCTGGAGCATCGGCCTGCAGGCCTAACTGTTGAGCTTCCGAAAAATCTTCCCACAGTTTCCCAAGGCACAAGCATATCCACTGAAGGAATAAAGGTTCAGTTTGTGCTTCGTTAGGAGATGAACACTGGAGATGCTTGAGGCAGACATGAATAAGACCAGCTTCTATGCAGGTCTCCTGGCCCCGTCTGTGACCATCTACAATGATGGCCAGCACAAATGCAGCCATTGCCCGTTGCTCAGGATAGGCTTCCACACTATCAAGAAACCTAATGAAATAAGCATGTCCACCATCCTTTACAAGATCAACCTGACATGACTGCAGGAACACAACATTTCAAGATTTAGCATACTAGTAAATGTAGTCAATTTGGCAGTACTACCTGTTCTATCAAAATTCTAAAGCTATACAAAAGGTGATGCCTCCCACAAAATAACTCAGCCATGAAACTGATGACAGATCCAgttgaataaaacaaaataggaaattatagagaaaatatTCATGATTCACCTTATCCAGAGCTAGGATCTTTGTCCAGATGAACACAAGAATTTGTCGTAGCTCTGGAGTGGTAGTTTGTAAAAGCTTCAGAACATAAGGAAATATTCCGACAGATAAGGCCTGCAGTTGTAGACACAGAGCAAAAAATGTGTAAAACCACAAAGTTCAATATTGATTCATTAACAAGATAACAAACAACAGATCCATAGAAGATACCAGCTCCACAGCCCAAGGTCCCATATCCAGAAATCTACCAAGGAGTACCAGAGCCCGAAATCTATGGCATTGACTGAGTAAGACCTGAGTGACAAACAGAAAGAAGGGGGTGAGGGTAGGGCAAGTAGCCAGCCATATTTTGAAGACGACATAAATATCTACAAAAGCATTGAAATATGTTCCCcttcaaaaacaaaaattgaaatttcaaacgTTTTGTAATCTCCTTTAAAAACAAAACTAGCTAAAATAACATTAGTCCacagacaaaaataaaataattctaaAGTGAATCAGACCTGAAGAACAATGGGCAACTGCTCCGGAGGCTTTTTATGCTCTGATCCATGATCGAGCCATACTTCAAAAGCTGTTAGCTGCTCAGTGAAAAATGGGCTCGGCTGCAAATGAAAACAAGATATGTAAATCAGGTTGTATTTCGACTACTAAAAAACATCAATCTGGCAGATGCGTTTGTGCTGGTTTACTAATATCCATCCATCCTATACAAACAATATGTTGTGGAAGGTAAATGTGGAAAAAGATTGTTGTGGATACCTGAAACTCTGCATTTGGGTCCTCAAGTAATGTTGGAAGCTGAGAGAGACAGATTTCAGAAGCCATATCCCATGCATCCCTGCAGGTGCACAAGAATAAAACAAACATACAAATCAATATCATTGTATGAAAAGATAAAAGTTTTTGTGGGGGAGACAATAAATTAAAGTTACCACATATGATGCTGATGTGTAGGTGGCAACATCGGATATGAAATTGGAGAACAATTTGCAGATCGCATAATCCTTTCAGCCAGCAAAAAGTTTCTAAACAAGCTGGCAACCAAAAGATCTTGCCTGAACAAACGCTGGAACAAATCTGAAACTCAAGTTGGCAATTCCCATATTATCATTACCATGCTGTTCAAACTTCAAATTAAAGTTTAAAATGACCACATGAAATTCTCTCCCTGTCATTACCATGTGGAAGTACATTCCATGCGATAGTGTCAGTCACAGCTGTGAATATCCAGTTTAATTCCCCAAGAAGGGTCTTCCGGTCTGTTTGGCGGCCAGGAATTCTATCTATTAAAGAATAATCAAAGGACTCATGCAGCAGCGACCGAGTGCAAAACCTGAAGAATTATTACATAACAATATCCAAATTCTTTAACATATACATCTAGAAACAAGAAATGACCAGAAAGTCATAATATAAGAAAAGAGACCTTAGCAATCATATTCTCTGGTTGCAAATGCAATGTAACAGTGTATATAAgagaaatataattatatatggcAAAAATAATCAATCAGAGCATTGCAAAGAGCCAGTTTTTTTAAGGATCAAGAATGGTCTTTTCGACAAAATTTGGGCAAGTTTATCAGAGATTGTGCATTATCATCCATGCCAGACAACCCTTGGGGCCTTACAGAAATAGAATGTCAAGAATTACATGATACCTAATTCATGTTTTCAGTCACCATCTACAAAACACGGGGATTCTAGCGACATGATCAAAAGAATTTCAAAAATCAATTAACACTTGATGAAAAATAGAATTGAGAGTGCAGTTGTAGAGACGCAGTTGATCACCATCTTAAAGCCATTTTTATCGGCGTCGTGAGGCAAGATGTAAATACATCAGCAGGAAACTCGGCACTTTGCGGAAGAGTCTCGTGAGCTTCACAGGCCCCAAGTAAAACGCAATCCCTCGTGGGAGCTCCAGAAGTAGAACTGGAATAATCTTGGAGCTGTTGTAAAATGagatacatttaaaaaattaatatgtaTATAATAAATGACGCTGATATCAGTGAGAAAACCAACCTGAATGAAGGCACTGACAATTAGCCCAGCGGCAGAGCAGTCAAACACATATATAGAAGGTGTCTTCAGCCAGGAATCCAAATCACTGATTGGCAAAGGGATGTACTGTGTATAACtctatataaacaaatatatgaGAATTGGGAACTAGAGAAAAGTGGAATAGGAAAGTCGGTGTTGAGACTTGAGTATGGTATATAGTAGATAAGGTACTCAAAATAAGACCTTATTAAATAGCCAAATTTCACCATTCGGAGTTGGCTTAGGCACTCCATGTCCATTGTAGTGGAACAGAACTCTTTCAGATTTTGCATATTTGCGGCATGTTGTGCACAGTTTCTTTACTTCATCTACAGTGGGGTCCAATGAATACTTGTAACGAGCCTGTCGTATGAGCAAATAATATGTTTACTTAGCATGTAAAAACAGAATAACACCTTTTATAATGCAATATTCAATTTGTAAGTTCATGAAAGTATCAATATGATATGACATAGCATGTAAAAACAGAATAACACCTTTTATAATGCAATATACAATTTGTAAGTTCATGAAAGTATCAATATGATATGACATGGTACAGCATATGGCCTCATACCTTGGGTTGCCACCTTTCATATTGTTGATTCAAGCTTCTTCCAATTGTTTCAAGAGCTTTTTGTTGTGTCATTGAAAATGGATCTAAAAAGAGTGAGGCACATGaacaaatatatactttcatcAGATTATTACTCTGTTTCTTACATATGGACAAAAAAAAACCAAGCTGAAAAAATGAACAACGCTAAACCTTATATACAGTCCACCAACAGTTATTGGATATAATggataataaaacaaaaaaattacccTGGCACAGAGACTAACCCACATCTATGATGGTTCAGTTTTTCAATACTTCTTTTCATTTTCAGAGAATGTTATTGCCTTAAATTTATGCAGTAAAAATTCTCAACACTAACTCTTTCATCCATACCCTCTCATAGCAAGTCCCCACCCCCACTTGAGAAAGACAAACTGTGTGGATATGATACT from Salvia splendens isolate huo1 chromosome 4, SspV2, whole genome shotgun sequence encodes the following:
- the LOC121799267 gene encoding regulatory-associated protein of TOR 1-like isoform X1, yielding MALGDLMAASRFSQSTTAVSNHLEEFTENGTHVEEDGESSVHSSSSIASVSNNNNTNARDLTETASSSYAEMTTTTSMAYFPQTIVLCELRHDGFEDCIPAGPSDSGLVSKWRPRDRMKTGCVALVLCLNINVDPPDVIKISPCARMECWIDPFSMTQQKALETIGRSLNQQYERWQPKARYKYSLDPTVDEVKKLCTTCRKYAKSERVLFHYNGHGVPKPTPNGEIWLFNKSYTQYIPLPISDLDSWLKTPSIYVFDCSAAGLIVSAFIQLQDYSSSTSGAPTRDCVLLGACEAHETLPQSAEFPADVFTSCLTTPIKMALRWFCTRSLLHESFDYSLIDRIPGRQTDRKTLLGELNWIFTAVTDTIAWNVLPHVSDLFQRLFRQDLLVASLFRNFLLAERIMRSANCSPISYPMLPPTHQHHMWDAWDMASEICLSQLPTLLEDPNAEFQPSPFFTEQLTAFEVWLDHGSEHKKPPEQLPIVLQVLLSQCHRFRALVLLGRFLDMGPWAVELALSVGIFPYVLKLLQTTTPELRQILVFIWTKILALDKSCQVDLVKDGGHAYFIRFLDSVEAYPEQRAMAAFVLAIIVDGHRRGQETCIEAGLIHVCLKHLQCSSPNEAQTEPLFLQWICLCLGKLWEDFSEAQQLGLQADAPDILAPLLSEPQPEVRAAAVFALGTALDIGFDTSRDGNEDEDCDDDEKVRAEVSIIKNLLSVVSDGSPLVRAEVAVALSRFAFGHNKHLKSVAASYWKPQSGSVLTSLPSFAVKGSSSGYTTPTHYMSHGSIVPSPIAPLLRVGNDSQPLVRDGRVSTSSPLATSGIMHGSPLSDDSSLHSDSGAPNDSVSNGVLHHSRRKALDNALYSQCVLATCNLAKDPSPRVASLGRRVLSVIGIEQVVAKSVKPAGTSARLGESAASSRLAGLARSSSWFELNGGAHLPLTFRTPPVSPPRPSYLTGMRRVCSLEFRPHLINSPDSGLAGPLLASAGPSGASERSFLPQSMIYNWSCGHFSKPLLTAMDDSEDIIARREEREKLALDHIVKCQHSSVSKLHNQIASWDTKFETGTKTALLQPFLPVVIASDENERIRVWNYEEATLLNSFSNHDYPDKGVSKLCLVNEFDENMLLVASNDGNIRIWKDYTSKGQQKLVTAFASIQGRRPGAHGVNAVVDWQQQSGYLFSSGAISSIMAWDLDKEQLVKTISLPQDSSISALSVSQVHGGQFAAGFVDGYVRLYDIRTPEMLVTETRPHTQRVERVVGIGFQPGLEPAKIVSASQAGNIQFLDMRRAKNTYLTIDAHRGSLTALAVHRHAPLIASGSAKQLIKVFNLEGDPLGTIRYYPTFMAQKIGSVSCLTFHPYQVLLAAGAADACVSIYADEISPPR
- the LOC121799267 gene encoding regulatory-associated protein of TOR 1-like isoform X2 — translated: MALGDLMAASRFSQSTTAVSNHLEEFTENGTHVEEDGESSVHSSSSIASVSNNNNTNARDLTETASSSYAEMTTTTSMAYFPQTIVLCELRHDGFEDCIPAGPSDSGLVSKWRPRDRMKTGCVALVLCLNINVDPPDVIKISPCARMECWIDPFSMTQQKALETIGRSLNQQYERWQPKARYKYSLDPTVDEVKKLCTTCRKYAKSERVLFHYNGHGVPKPTPNGEIWLFNKSYTQYIPLPISDLDSWLKTPSIYVFDCSAAGLIVSAFIQLQDYSSSTSGAPTRDCVLLGACEAHETLPQSAEFPADVFTSCLTTPIKMALRWFCTRSLLHESFDYSLIDRIPGRQTDRKTLLGELNWIFTAVTDTIAWNVLPHDLFQRLFRQDLLVASLFRNFLLAERIMRSANCSPISYPMLPPTHQHHMWDAWDMASEICLSQLPTLLEDPNAEFQPSPFFTEQLTAFEVWLDHGSEHKKPPEQLPIVLQVLLSQCHRFRALVLLGRFLDMGPWAVELALSVGIFPYVLKLLQTTTPELRQILVFIWTKILALDKSCQVDLVKDGGHAYFIRFLDSVEAYPEQRAMAAFVLAIIVDGHRRGQETCIEAGLIHVCLKHLQCSSPNEAQTEPLFLQWICLCLGKLWEDFSEAQQLGLQADAPDILAPLLSEPQPEVRAAAVFALGTALDIGFDTSRDGNEDEDCDDDEKVRAEVSIIKNLLSVVSDGSPLVRAEVAVALSRFAFGHNKHLKSVAASYWKPQSGSVLTSLPSFAVKGSSSGYTTPTHYMSHGSIVPSPIAPLLRVGNDSQPLVRDGRVSTSSPLATSGIMHGSPLSDDSSLHSDSGAPNDSVSNGVLHHSRRKALDNALYSQCVLATCNLAKDPSPRVASLGRRVLSVIGIEQVVAKSVKPAGTSARLGESAASSRLAGLARSSSWFELNGGAHLPLTFRTPPVSPPRPSYLTGMRRVCSLEFRPHLINSPDSGLAGPLLASAGPSGASERSFLPQSMIYNWSCGHFSKPLLTAMDDSEDIIARREEREKLALDHIVKCQHSSVSKLHNQIASWDTKFETGTKTALLQPFLPVVIASDENERIRVWNYEEATLLNSFSNHDYPDKGVSKLCLVNEFDENMLLVASNDGNIRIWKDYTSKGQQKLVTAFASIQGRRPGAHGVNAVVDWQQQSGYLFSSGAISSIMAWDLDKEQLVKTISLPQDSSISALSVSQVHGGQFAAGFVDGYVRLYDIRTPEMLVTETRPHTQRVERVVGIGFQPGLEPAKIVSASQAGNIQFLDMRRAKNTYLTIDAHRGSLTALAVHRHAPLIASGSAKQLIKVFNLEGDPLGTIRYYPTFMAQKIGSVSCLTFHPYQVLLAAGAADACVSIYADEISPPR